The segment TTAAATATGTTTTTGAAAATTGAGTATGCAGCTATCACATAACGAACACATTTCACAATTAAAGAAATTTCCGCTAATTGTTCTTTCAGATAATCTTATTGGGGATGCAAACCTGGGAAGCCTCTTTCGACTTGCAGATGCTTTCAATATTGAAAAAGTGGTTTTTTGCGGTACACCAGTCGATATCAGCAGTAACAGGTTGAAAAAAACAGCTAGGACCACTTTTCAAACAGTATTTTATGAACAATGGGAAAGTACAGAGGAGGCGCTTAAAAGTTACCTTTTGCGTGGCTATTATCCAATGGCCCTGGAAATAACAGAAGATAGTGTTCCAATTAATAGTCTTAGCTTTGAAGATAAGGATAAGGTGCTTCTAGTTGTAGGAAATGAGAGGTATGGTATTTCCTCAGAAGTTCTCGATCTAATCAATAAAAAAATTTATATAAAAATGTTTGGCCACAACAGCAGCATGAACGTCGCCCAGGCCACAGGTATTGCTCTTTATGAAATTACAAAAACACTTCCTCCCTTTCATGAGAAATAATATCTTTACCAGGTGAACGCTAAATCTTTTTCTTACGGAATTTTACGGGCAGTAGGTATAATGGTGGGAATTTTCCTGCTATTGTATTTTTTATACACTATTCAAAGTGTACTTGTTTATATAGCTGTTGCCGCAGTAATATCGCTAATAGGCCGTCCTGTCGTTATCTTTTTACGATCTACCTTACGCATTCCAAATCAAATAGCAGTAGTAATGGTCCTTCTCCTGGTCCTCTCTGTTTTTGTAGGAATTATTTTAGTTTTTGTACCTATAGTCATTGAACAAACTTATCATCTTGGGCAGATAGACATAGAAGCCTTTAAAAGCGATATTAACGAATTAAATGATCAGGTAAATACCTATTTGGGTGTAGAAGAAATTAATATCCTCGAGAGCCTTAGGCAAAGCGAATTTATGAGGAGCCTTGATATGAATATGATTCCAAGATTTCTCAATAGTGTTTTTGGTATTCTTGGTGCTACTCTTATTGCTGTTTTTTCTATAATTTTTATTTCATTTTTCCTTCTTAAAGACAGTAAATTGATGCTTAATAGTATCCTTGTTTTTGCTAATAAAGGGGAAGAAGATAAATTCCAGAGGGTTTTTAATAAGATAAAAATTCTTTTATCTCGATATTTCGTAGGGCTTACCCTCCAAATCACTGTACTTTTTATCCTCTACATACTTTTGCTCAGTATCTTTGAGATTAATAATCCTGTTGCTATAGCTTTTATTTGTGCAATACTAAATTTGGTACCATACCTGGGACCAATATTTGCAGGAATTCTTATGGCATTATTTGTAATCTCCAGTAACCTGGGAGCCGATTTCCAAACGTTTATCTTGCCAAGAGTGGTATATGTAATGCTGGGATATGGAATTGCCCAGCTTATAGACAATTTCATTAGTCAGCCACTTATATTCGGCGCCAGTGTAAGATCCCATCCCCTTGAGATATTTTTAATTATCTTAATTGCGGGACTTCTGTTTGGAGTCGTGGGAATGGTAGTGGCGATTCCGTTTTATACTGCTTTAAAAGTTATTGCAAAGGAGTCACTTAGTGAATATAAGATCGTAAAAAGACTTACCCGGGATCTTTAATAATTTATATTGAACAAAGCACTTTTACAGGAGGAAGTTCAGAAGTTTATTCTTAATAATATTGATGCTGATGTATCTAAACTTATACTTAAAGGTAGTTCCTTTAAAAATATATCTTCCAGAGAATTAGCAATTCAAATTACAGCAAAGAAAAAAGCAAATAAGAAGTTGCCCCGGTGGTTTAATGCTGAAAGTATTATTTTCCCTCCCAACATAAATCTTGAGCAAACTTCTTCGGAAATAACCGCTCGATATAAAGCCAAGTCTTGTCAACGGCAAGAAGCTGATCGACCTAACAGGTGGTTTTGGAATAGACGCGTTCTTTTTTGCTGAAAATGTGGAACAGGTAATCCATTGTGAACAGGATGAAGATCTATCTGAAATAGCTTAGTCATAATTTTAAAATCCTTGGTGCAGATAATATCAAAACTGTAACAGGTGACAGTCTCCAATACCTTAAAGCTTCAGAGGAAAAATTTGACTGGATCTACCTCGATCCTGCAAGAAGAGATGACTACGGCGGAAAAGTTTTTCTGCTGGAACAGTGTACTCCTGATGTTCCTGCAAATCTGCAGCTGTTTTTTCAGAAGGCAGATTGCATTTTAATTAAAATGTCTCCTTTACTTGATTTTAAAGCCGGATTATCTGAATTAAAGAATGTTTCAGCAATACATATTGTGGCGGTGAGAAACGAGGTGAAAGAGCTGCTCTGGCTTTTGGAAACAAATCCTTCAGAAGAAATAACTATAACAGCAATCAATTTTCAGAAAAATAAAAAACAGGTTTTCACTTCTTCTTTGTCTAAAGCCACTACTGATGCCCCATTAAGTTTGCCTCAGGATTATATTTTTGAACCCAATGCAGCGGTTATGAAGAGCGGATTATTTGCTGAAGTGGCTATGGCTACGGGAACGAAAAAACTGCATTTTAATTCTCATCTGTACACCTCAAATGAACCTGGAGATTTTCCCGGTAGAACATTTAAACTCATTGAAACTTTACCCTACAACAGAAAAGCACTCAAAAAGAGAGATGATCTAAAAAAGGCTAATATCGCTACCAGGAACTTTCCAAAATCGGTTGAAGCTATCAGGAAGGAATTGAAAATAGAAGACGGGGGAAATAGCTATTTGTTCTTCACTACTAATATGAAGAATGAGAAAATCGTTCTTATTTGTGAGAAAATTTAGTTAATGCTATAGACCTCACAGGTCTTCGAGACCTGTGAGGTCTTAGAAAAGAACTGTTGCTCTGGCTTTTCTACACAACAATTCTTAAGAACTAGAGACTTCTTTTAATCGGTTTACGTTAGAATTTTTCTAATCAAACCTCACAGGTTTTAAAAACCTGTGAGGTTTATTCCCCTAGGTGGTCTCTTCTCACCTGTAGTCCCTAAAATATTGCGGTTTCCTACTTCCTTCAGGAATTCTCAGGATTTCAATTTCTTCCTTTTTTACCAGTTGTAAATCCGGAGTAACTTGCAGTCTGGATTTAAAGTGCTCTATCAATACTTTTACTCTGTCCAATGGAAAGGAGTCAGCTACCTTTACTGTAAGCAAATCTGTGCCGAGTTCTCCCCTTCTTGCTTCAATGACAAAAGTTTCTATTCCTTCAAAATTTGTCAGGATTTCAATTACGTTCTGCGGATAAATACTGGTCCCTTTTAGCTTTATCATTTGTTTTTTACGTCCCACGACAGAACTCAGTCTTTCTGTATTTCTTCCACAGGCACAGGGAGCATTGGTGTAGGTGAGCATGTCTCCGGTTGCAAATCTTAGCAGTGGCATCGTTTGAGATTGAAGAGGTGTAACTACTAATTCACCGATCTCTCCCGGTTGAACGGGGTTACCTTCAAGGTCCAGGATTTCAGTAAAAATTAATTCGGGCTGAATATGATTTCCTTTATGAACCTCACATTCTGTAAAAGCAGTAGCCATTTCGGTAGAAGCATAAGTCGAAAATAACTCTATGTCCCAAAGTTCACTTATCCTGGACCCAAGTGCGTTAAGGGAATAATCTACACCTCTTATTGGCTCCCCAATACAGATTGCCGCTTTAACTGAAGTGTTTTTAAAGTCTATATTATTCTCTTTGGCGTACAGCAGCATTTTCAA is part of the Antarcticibacterium sp. 1MA-6-2 genome and harbors:
- a CDS encoding TrmH family RNA methyltransferase is translated as MQLSHNEHISQLKKFPLIVLSDNLIGDANLGSLFRLADAFNIEKVVFCGTPVDISSNRLKKTARTTFQTVFYEQWESTEEALKSYLLRGYYPMALEITEDSVPINSLSFEDKDKVLLVVGNERYGISSEVLDLINKKIYIKMFGHNSSMNVAQATGIALYEITKTLPPFHEK
- a CDS encoding AI-2E family transporter: MNAKSFSYGILRAVGIMVGIFLLLYFLYTIQSVLVYIAVAAVISLIGRPVVIFLRSTLRIPNQIAVVMVLLLVLSVFVGIILVFVPIVIEQTYHLGQIDIEAFKSDINELNDQVNTYLGVEEINILESLRQSEFMRSLDMNMIPRFLNSVFGILGATLIAVFSIIFISFFLLKDSKLMLNSILVFANKGEEDKFQRVFNKIKILLSRYFVGLTLQITVLFILYILLLSIFEINNPVAIAFICAILNLVPYLGPIFAGILMALFVISSNLGADFQTFILPRVVYVMLGYGIAQLIDNFISQPLIFGASVRSHPLEIFLIILIAGLLFGVVGMVVAIPFYTALKVIAKESLSEYKIVKRLTRDL
- a CDS encoding THUMP-like domain-containing protein, with translation MSPLLDFKAGLSELKNVSAIHIVAVRNEVKELLWLLETNPSEEITITAINFQKNKKQVFTSSLSKATTDAPLSLPQDYIFEPNAAVMKSGLFAEVAMATGTKKLHFNSHLYTSNEPGDFPGRTFKLIETLPYNRKALKKRDDLKKANIATRNFPKSVEAIRKELKIEDGGNSYLFFTTNMKNEKIVLICEKI
- a CDS encoding phenylacetate--CoA ligase family protein translates to MSNLHKASIEEIKQVQWLQLKKQLAYLQLNSPFYTELLDHRNVNVQNIQSYEDFKKLPITTKEDLQQSNDRFYAVPRHEVIDYVTTSGTLGSPVSMGLNDADLERLTTNEFGSFKLAGVEKEDIVQITTTLDRRFMAGLAYFLGLRKLGAGIIRTGSGLPQLQWDSIERFKAKYLVAVPSFLLKMLLYAKENNIDFKNTSVKAAICIGEPIRGVDYSLNALGSRISELWDIELFSTYASTEMATAFTECEVHKGNHIQPELIFTEILDLEGNPVQPGEIGELVVTPLQSQTMPLLRFATGDMLTYTNAPCACGRNTERLSSVVGRKKQMIKLKGTSIYPQNVIEILTNFEGIETFVIEARRGELGTDLLTVKVADSFPLDRVKVLIEHFKSRLQVTPDLQLVKKEEIEILRIPEGSRKPQYFRDYR